The genomic region CCACCCGCGGAGACGACGATGGCGCGATGCCCGGCGCGCACCAGCGCATCGGCGATTTCCAGCGTGGATCGCTCGACGCCGCCCGAATGCAGCGCCGGCAGCAATTGCACGACGGTGAGGCGGCGCTGCACGGCGCCGGCGTCCGCGATCAATCGATCAGGACGTACTGCGCACCGCAGTACGGGCAGGTGGAGGTGCCACCTTCGGCTTCGATCGGGAGATACACACGCGGATGCGAATTCCACAGCGCCATCGACGGGCTCGGGCAGCTCAGCGGCAGATCGGTGCGATGCACCTCGTAGCGTTGCTGGGCGTTGGCTTGGCTGGGCTGGGAAGCGGTCATGGCGAGTCGTCCTGCGCGAAGGACACAGTTTACCAGCGCAAACCCGCCAGAAAACGCGCCCTCTCCTGTCGGGGAGGGCGCGGGCAACGATCCTACTCGGCCGCTTTGGGCACGATCGCTTCGGTGGTGATCGACAGCTTCACCTGGTCGCTCACGTTCGGCGCGTAGAGGCCCAGACCGAAGTCGGTGCGCTTCACGGTGGTCGTGGCGCTGAAGCCGGCGGCGTCGCGCTTGGCCATCGGCTGCACGCCGGTCTTGTTGATGGTCACGTCCAGCACCACCGGCCTGGTGATGCCCTTGATGGTCAGGTCACCGGTGACTTTCAGCTTGCCTTTGCCGGCGGCCTTCACCGACGTGCTCTTGAAGGTAACGGCCGGAAACTTCTCGGCATCGAAGAAATCGGCGCTGCGCAGATGCGCGTCGAAATCCGGCACGTGCGAATCCAGACCCGACAGCGGGATCGTGACTTCGACCTTCGAGGCGCCGACATTCGCCGGGTCGTAGGTGATGCTGCCGTCGACCTTGCCGAAATGCGCGATCGGATTGGAGAAGCCGAAGTGGCTCCAGCTCGCGACCACATCGGTGTGGTTGGCGTCGATCTTGTAGGTCAGCGGCGCGGCGAAGGCGACGGTGGAAGCCAGCGCGAGGGCGGCGGCGAGCAGCGGACGTTTCATCGGAATACTCCTGGTTGCGATGGGGGCGTGGACACGCGTAAGAGGCGATGACAGCAGGTAAGGGTGCGCGGCGGCGCAGGGGAATCACTCGATGCGGCAGGCTTCCTCGAAGCCCAGCCGCGGCGAGCGCGGGAAAATCGAGGCGCGATCGCCCTGGCCGAGATTGACCAGGAAATTCGAGCGGATCGCGGTGCCAGCGAAAAACGCTTCGTCGAGCTTCGCGTTGTCGAAGCCCGACATCGGGCCGGTATCCAGGCCCAGCGAGCGTGCGGCGAGGATCAGATACGCCCCCTGCAGGCTGCCGTTGCGCAGCGCAACCGTTTCCAGCGCGGCTTCGGACTTGCCGGCGAACCACGCGCGCGCATCGACATGCGGAAACAGCACCGGCAGCTTGTCGTAGAAGGCCATGTCGTAGCCGACGATCACCGTGACCGGCGCCGCCAGCGTCTTTTCGCGGTTGCCGGCATCCAGCGCGGGCGCCAGCCGGGCCTTGGCTTCCGGCGAACGCACGAAGATGAAGCGCGCAGGACAGGCGTTCGCGGCGGTCGGGCCCCACTTCAGCAGGTCGTAGAGGCGATGCAGGGTGGCGTCATTGATCTGCCCGGAGAACGCGTTGTAGGTGCGGGCAGTACGGAACATTTGGTCGAGCGCGGTATCGGTCAGCGGTGAAGACATCGGTCTGGTGATCCCAAGCGTGTGAAGATGGTCGCGAGGCGGCAGTGTAGAGTCCGCTCGGCTTTACGGCAGCTGCGTCACGGAAACGATTCGAGTCAAATTCGGAACAATGCGAGAGAATAACGTCAATTCAATCCAAATTTGCGCGATAAGCGACGGCCGGGCCGGCAACGCCCGCCAGGCCGAGGCGGTGGGCGGCGCGCTCGCCGATGACGTCACCGCATTCACGCTGGAACCGCGCGCGCCATGGCGCTGGACCGCACCACGACGTTGGCCCGGAGCCGAACGCGCGTATGGCCACGCATTCGCCGCACTGCTCGATGCGCCGCCTGCGGTCGCCATCGGCTGCGGCAGGCAGGCGGCATTGGCCACCCGGCTGCTGCGCGGGCGCGGTGCGAAAGCCGTGCAGATCCTCGACCCGCGGCTCGATCCGACGCACTGGGACTTCATCGTCGTTCCGGAACACGATCCACTGCGCGGGCCGAACGTCATCACCACGCTCGGCAGCCTGCATCCGATCGACGACGCCTGGCTGGCGCGCGCGCGCAGCGAATTCGCCGCCTTCGCCGAATTGCCCCGACCGATCAATGCGATCCTGCTGGGTGGAAGCTCGCGACATGCGCGCTTCGACCGCATGGCCTTCGAAGTGCTGGCATCGAAACTGGAAGCGGTGCTCGCGCGAGAAGGCGGCAGCGTGCTGCTGACCGCCTCGCGACGCACACCGAAAGAATTGCGCGACGTGCTGCAGCATCGCTACGACGATACGCCCGGCGTGGCCTGGCGCAACAGCGAAGACGGACCGAACCCCTATGCCGGTCTGCTGGCGTGGGCCGACCGCATCGTCTGTTCGCCGGACTCGGTCAACATGATCACCGAAGCCTGCGCCACACGCGTGCCGGTATTCGTATTCGATCCCGGCCGTGTGCGTGGCCGTCCACGCGCGTTCCTCGACACGCTGCTCGATCGTGGCCGCATTCGCGCGATGGACGCGCGACTCGATGCGTTCGATGTCGAACCCCTGCGCGAAACCGCACGCGTCGCCTCGATCCTCCGGGAATGCCTGGGTCGAGCCTGAATCGCGTCCGGGCGATGCATGCGCGAGACACACGCATGCAAACCACCACGCCGGTCAGCTGCGATAACCGCGAGCCGTCAATTGCGCTCGATCGTTGCGGAAATACTTCATCAATGCCTTGTCGACCGCCCGACTGAACGTCTCCCAGGTGATCGGTTTGATCAGGTAGTGATCGCAACCCGCCAGCATGCCGCGGGCGCGGTCGAACGGCGAGGAACGCGAGGTCAGCATCAACACCGGCATCGAACGGGTGTGCGGATTGCGCCGGATATTGCGGCACAGCTCGTAACCGTCGGAACCGGGCATGACCACATCCAGGAACGCGATATCGAATCTGCATTGCTCGGTCAACGACAGCGCCATCTCGGCATTTTCGGCGGACTCGCTGTTGATCCCCAAGCGCCGCAAGGCGCCGCACAGTTGTTCGCGCACCGCGAGACTGTCGTCGACCACGAGGGCATACAGCTCGCCACCGGGCAATGCATCGTCGCTGGCAACGACGCCATGCGGACCGGCCATCACTTCGATCTGAGTGGTTCGTCTGTCCTTGATGACGACTTCCGTGGGAAGCCAGCGCTTTTTCTCGCCGTGTTCGTGCTTGATCAGATCGGTCAGGGTGCCGATGATTTTCAGGAACAGCGACCGGCTTTCGATCCTGTAAGGCGAGTCTCCGGTCGAACCCTGCTCGGAAATGGTGATCGAAACCAGTTCCGGGTTGGCTTCGCGCAATACTCGGTAGGCTGAAATCCCTTCCGGCGATGTCGCATCCACGACTGCGATCTGCACGTGCTCGCTCGTGTCTTGCGCGACGACCCGAAGTGCATCGCCATCGATGCGTGTGGAGTTGATGACGTAGGAAAGTACGCGCGCGTTTCTGGCGGACAAGCCGCACAAAGCGATTGTGAGTTGCATCCGCGCCCCTTCGTACTGACCCTGACCAAAGCTCAACTTTGCCGCATGCAGGCACGGGATTCGTCGAACGGACCACCGCTCGACATCGATCCCGGCACTGATAGCGCCATGGCCAGTTTCACTTCGATCCCGACACAGGCAACCTGTCGAATGTGACAGTTCGGCGCGAACGCCCATGCGCATTGTCTGGATTTTCAAGCGCATGCGTGATCGCATCCATGCCGCATGCGCCGATCGTTCGACTAAAGGCGATGCCCGGATCGCCCAAGGATCCGGTCCCGCAGACGGGCGCTACCGTCCGGTGCGTACGCCACAGCTGCATTCAGCGCATCGATCGATACGAAAAAAACCGGCATGCAAGCCAATGCAAGCCGCGAAACGAATTCGCGCAGCGCCGGCATCAGGAAGTGGAAACGCATCCAACGTCGAACGGGCAGGGCTCGCGCCGTCTGTGATCGACGCCAAGCCCAGTCGAACCTTCGTGTCAGGCGTCCGGAGATCGCGACCCGGTCATCCGCGCTTCGGCGTTCTTTTTCGTCGCACGCATACCGATCGCCACCGCGCCGATCGCCACGGCCGCCAACAGCGGCCTGCGCTTCAATGCGCGCACCGCGCCCAGCGCGAGCGCGGCCAGCCATGGCCGACCCGTGACCGAGCTGGCGAGCAACCCCACCCAACTGCTGCGGCTGGAGACGGCTGCGCCGAGAGTACCGGCGACCGATGCGAAATCACGGAGTCGCCCCGTGCTGCCGCGCAACTCGCGCAACGATGCCGCGACTTCTCCGCGTTCGACCGCCGCGCGCATGCGCAACATCTCCATGCGCAACTCGCGGTTCCTGGATGCTCCGCTCATACCTCTCCTCCGTCGCCCGCTTGAACTCTCTTGTCGGCCAGCAACGCATCGCGATCGTTGGACAGCTCGCGCAGCGTTGCCGACAGGACCGGCGGCGCAGCAGAGATTTCGCCCGTCAATTTGCGGAACACCAGCACGGCGCTCACTCCATAGAGCGCGAACAGCACCGCAAGGGTGATCCAGCCGTAGCGCGGCCACAACGCGACCGTGACCAGCGCCGAACCGGCGATCAGGGCCAGCAGCACCAGCACCATCGCGAACAGCGCCAGCGCGACCCATCGGATCAGCTGGACGCGGGTCTGCGCGAGTTCCAGCGATGCGAACTCGGCACGGGACAGGAGAAGATTGACCGTGGCCGCCGACAGGCGGCGCACGGCATCAAGCGGCGAGGCCACGACCGCGACGCCGGTCAGCGCCGCGAAACGAGCAGGCCGATCAGGAAGCCGACACCGGCGGCAACGCCGATCGCGCCCCACGGGTTTTCGTGGACGAAATCGTCGGTGGCCCGAGCGGCAGCGCGGGTATTGGCGGCCACGGCCGACTGCGCATCGCTCAGCCGCTGCTTGGCGCGGTCGAGCGCTTCGCTGGCGCGGGCGCGGAGGGCCTGCGCGCGGTCGCCGGTGGCGGTGGCGGCCTCGTCGAGCAGCGCCTCGACGTCTTCCAGCACGACTTTGGCGTCGGTCACCAACTCATCGGTATTCAGGATATTGATCTTCGACATGGCTCACTCCTCGGGGGTACGTTCGGGATGTGTTGCGACGCTCGTCGGTTGCGAGCGATCCGGCCGTGAGGATAGCGCGCGAAACGGTGGAAACCACCGATCACGCCCGGATTGCCCGCAACCGTTGATCATCGATCAAGATTTCCGGTCGAATCGGGAAAAAACAAGGGGGGCGGCTGCAGATCGCATGACCGCCGCAGTGCCATCGGGCGAAATGCCGAACATTCGCACCGCCGCAGCGACGACAGCGCGCGCCTCGTCGATGCCGACCTCCGGCACGACGATCCGCGCCCTGCGGTCGAGGGTACAGCGCAACCCCGCACCGACCAGGGCCGCATGGGCCGTGCGCAGCCGGGCCGCGGTATCCGCATCGAATGCCGCTTCGGCTTCCAGCGCGCCGATCAGCCCCGGCGTGTCGCGCAGCACGAGCAACGCTGGCTTGGCCTCCGATTCGCGCAGCACGAGATATTGCAACAGGAATTCGAGATCGACCAGCCCGCCTTCGCCCTGCTTCAGATCGAAGCGCGCCGCGGTGGAACGGTCGAGCTCGGCGCGCATCCGCGTCCGCATCGAGACGACATCCTCACGCAGTTTTTCCGCATCGCGCGGCTGCGCCAGCGTCTGTGCGCGCACGCGCTCGAATTCGGCGCACAGCGCGGCATCGCCGGCGACCGCGCGCGCGCGCACCAGCGCCTGATGCTCCCAGGTCCACGCACGATGCCGCTGATAGTCCTCGAAACTAGCGATCGTCGACACCAGCAGGCCCTTCGCACCGTCGGGGCGCAGGCGTACATCGACGTCGTACAGTCGACCGGCGCCGGTCGGCGCCCCCAGCAGCGCGACGACCTTCTGCGCCAGACGCGCACTCCAGCGCGACGCATCCAGCGCGCGCGCGCCATCGGACATCGCATCATGCGGCGCGGCGTAGACGAACACGATATCCAGGTCCGAGCCGAACCCGAGCTCACGCCCACCAAGACTGCCGTAACCCAGCACCGCGAAACGCGCATCGGCGATGCGTCCGTGCTGGGCTTCGAGTTCGCGCACCGCAAGGCGATACACCGCATCGACCATCGCATCGGCCAATGCGGCGAGCAGGCGCGCGGCGCCGATGCCATCGACGCGGCGATCCAATGTCGCCAGTGCGATGCGGAAGCCCAGCGCCTGGCGCGCCTCGTTGAGCGCGAGCAGGGCGGCTTCGGAATCCTCCTGGTGCAGTGCGGTCTCGCAGGCCGCGATGCATTCCTCGCGACGCGGCAGCGGTCCGGCGACGCGCTGGTCGAGCAGTTCGTCGAGCAGCAGCGGATGCGCGGCAAGTCGTTCGCCGAGCAGGGCGCTGCGCACGAGCACATCGATCAACCGCGACAGCGCCGCCGGCTGTTCGTCGAGCAGGGCGAGATAGCTGGCGCGGCGCAGGATCGCATGCAGCATCGCCAGCAAACGGCGCAGCGCGAGCAGCGGCTCGGGCGAGACCGCGAGGGTCGCGAGCAGCGTCGGCATCAGCCGGTCGAGCCGGCCGCGAGCGGTATCGGACAAGTCGCGCACGCCCGGCGCGCGCGCGAAATCGCGCAGCGCCTGATCGACCTCATCGCTCTGCGCGAAGCCCGCTTCGACCAGCGCGTCGCTGGCGCCCGCCTCACGCTCATCGGCATCGCGTCCGGCACTGCCTCGTCCAGCACTGCCGCGCCCGACGTCGTCGTGCAGCCGGCGCCAATAGGCCACCAGCGCATCCGGCTGCGCGGCGCGCTCGCGCGGCGCCAGCAACGCGTCGAACTCCTGGCTCACACGTTCGCGATGCATCTGCAGCCGGGATTGCAGCGCATCCCAACCCGGCTCGCCGAGCCCCCGTGCCAGCCGCGTGCGATCCAGCGGATCGGCCGGCAACGCCTGTGTCTGCGCATCGCGCAGCATCTGCAGCCGATTTTCGAGCAGGCGCAGAAACCGGTACGCCGCAAGCAGGGCGTCGCGGGTCTCTTCGGTGAGATGGCGACCTTCGCACAGCGCACGCAGCGCCGGCTGCAGGCGTCGTTCGCGCAATGCCGGTTCGCGCCCGCCGCGGATCAACTGCAGTGCCTGCGCGAGGAATTCGACCTCGCGAATACCGCCCGGGCCGCGCTTGATGTCGTCGGCCATCTCCTTGCGCGCGACCTCGGCGGCAATCGTCGCCTTCATCTCGCGCAGACCGTCCAGCGCGCCGTAGTCGAGATAGCGGCGATAGACGAACGGCCGCAGTGCGTCGAGGAAACGCGCACCGGCTGCGGAATCGCCGGCGACCGTGCGCGCCTTCTGCCAGGCGTAGCGCTCCCAGTCGCGGCCCTCGCGCTGGAAGTACTGCTCCATCGCCGTGAACGACAATGCGATGCGACCCGCGCTGCCGAACGGTCGCAGGCGCAGATCGACGCGATGGCAGAAACCTTCGGCCGTGACTTCATCGAGCAGCTTCGCCAACTGTTGGCCGAGCCGCGCGAAATAATCCTCCGCCGCGAGCGAACGCGCCCCATCGCTGTCGCCATCCTGTTCGTAAGCGTAGACCAGGTCGACGTCGGAACTGAAGTTCAGTTCGCCGCCGCCGAGTTTGCCCAGCGCGAACACCACCAGCCGGACCGGCACGCCACCGATGCCGCGCACCGTGCCGGAACGCTGCACGAACTCGGCTTCCAGCGCGGACAGCGCGCACTGCAGACAGTCCTCGGCCAGCCGCGTGGTGCCGGCGAGCGTTTCGTCGAGGGTGTCCAAGCCGTTCACATCGCGCCAGATCAGGCGCACCGATTCGGCTTGGCGGTAGCGGCGCAACAGCATCGGCCAATCGGCGCGATGCTCGGCGGTCAATGCCGGCAGCGGCAGCGACGCGGCGCCATCATCGTGCAGCAGTCGCGCCAGCAACGCGGGCTGACGCATGCAGACATCGATCGCGAAGTCGCTGGCGAGGGCCAGCGCGCGGATGCGCGCATCCGCGACAGCATCGTCGGGCATGGCGTTGCCGGTCGGATCCATGCGCGTCGCTCGCAATCGTGCGAGCGCACGTTCGGCGGTCATCGTCATCGAAAGGTTGGCGTGTTCCATGCGCGGATTCTGGCATCAAGGGACTGGCACGACGCGGATCGGCCGGACCCGGGTCATGCGCGGACCCGGGTCACACGAGCGCGGGCCGCAGAAGCGCAGGTCATAAAAAAGCCCGCCCCGGTCGAACCGGTAACGGGCTTGCTCCCTCCCCCACGTCGGGATGCGTCGGCATCGTGAAGGAAGCGTTATCCCAACGCACGCTGCACTGCAAAAAGATACCGGTGAGTTCAGGAACCCCTCCAGCGTCGAAATCTCCGGCCAGTCTGCAGCAGCGGGCCGCAGGCCCCGGCTGGGCTGGTTGCGTGCTTTTTCCAGACGCCGCAGGCAAGCCCATGATTTTGTTCGAGTGGGAAATGCCGGGAACGCCCGGGTCGACGATTTACTCCAACGGAATGACGTAAGGTCGTTTTCCTCGCCGCGCATGCCCCGGAGCCGCTGTTGATGCACGCACCACACCCCGAGACACCTGCAGAGGTACGGATCACGCTGCCGATGCCGCCGCAGGCGCCACGCGCAGGAACACGCATCTGGGAACGCAGGGTCGCCACCTGGGTATTGCGTGCCGGCGGCTGGCGGATGCGCGGCGAATTGCCGGATCTGCCCAGGGCGGTGCTGATCGCCGCACCGCACTCCTCCAACTGGGACGGCATCTGGATCTACTTCGCGGCGACGGCGATGGGATTGGATATCAGCATTCTGGGCAAGCAGGTGCTGTTCAAGATCCCCGTACTCAATTTCATCCTGCGGCGCTATGGCGGCATCCCGGCGGTCGCCGCCGCTGGCGACACCATGTTCGACCAGACGGTTCGGCTGCTGCAGCAGAGCGATCGCTGCTGGGTCGGCATTGCCCCCGAGGGCACGCGCAAACAGGTCGCGCGCTGGCGGATCGGTTTCTGGAAGATCGCCAGCGCCGCCGATGTGCCGATCGTGCCGGTATATCTGCATTACCCCGACAAAGTGATCGGGGTGATGCCCGTCTTCCACACCAGCGGCAATATGCAGGCGGATATCGCGCAGCTGCGCGAAAGCTATCGCCCTTGGCAAGGGAAGCATCACGGTATCTGACGACCTGGGCGCAGATGGATCCGCGCGCGCCTCTGCACACGGCGCGCAGTGGCGAAACGTGTGGCCTCAGTCCGGGCGCGGACCGCGTCCGGCATCGCGCAGGATCTCGCGCGCGGCGTTGCGCCCCGGCAAACCGGTGACGCCACCGCCGGGATGCGTGCCCGAGCCGCAGAGATACAGGCCCGGAATCGCGCCGCGATAGTTGCCCTGCCCCAGCAGTGGCCGCGCCGAGAACAGCTGGTCCGGCCCCAGCGCACCATGGAAGATGTCGCCGCCGATCAGGCCGAAGGTGCGCTCCAGATCCAGCGGCGACAGCGCCTGATAGCCCAGCACACTGCTCCGGAAGTTCGGCGCCCAGGCGTCGACCGTGTCGATCATGAGATTCGCGACCGTCTCGCGATGCGCATCCCAACCGCCATCGAC from Lysobacter sp. harbors:
- a CDS encoding nucleoside-diphosphate sugar epimerase — translated: MRENNVNSIQICAISDGRAGNARQAEAVGGALADDVTAFTLEPRAPWRWTAPRRWPGAERAYGHAFAALLDAPPAVAIGCGRQAALATRLLRGRGAKAVQILDPRLDPTHWDFIVVPEHDPLRGPNVITTLGSLHPIDDAWLARARSEFAAFAELPRPINAILLGGSSRHARFDRMAFEVLASKLEAVLAREGGSVLLTASRRTPKELRDVLQHRYDDTPGVAWRNSEDGPNPYAGLLAWADRIVCSPDSVNMITEACATRVPVFVFDPGRVRGRPRAFLDTLLDRGRIRAMDARLDAFDVEPLRETARVASILRECLGRA
- a CDS encoding response regulator — encoded protein: MRLKIQTMRMGVRAELSHSTGCLCRDRSETGHGAISAGIDVERWSVRRIPCLHAAKLSFGQGQYEGARMQLTIALCGLSARNARVLSYVINSTRIDGDALRVVAQDTSEHVQIAVVDATSPEGISAYRVLREANPELVSITISEQGSTGDSPYRIESRSLFLKIIGTLTDLIKHEHGEKKRWLPTEVVIKDRRTTQIEVMAGPHGVVASDDALPGGELYALVVDDSLAVREQLCGALRRLGINSESAENAEMALSLTEQCRFDIAFLDVVMPGSDGYELCRNIRRNPHTRSMPVLMLTSRSSPFDRARGMLAGCDHYLIKPITWETFSRAVDKALMKYFRNDRAQLTARGYRS
- the glnE gene encoding bifunctional [glutamate--ammonia ligase]-adenylyl-L-tyrosine phosphorylase/[glutamate--ammonia-ligase] adenylyltransferase; protein product: MEHANLSMTMTAERALARLRATRMDPTGNAMPDDAVADARIRALALASDFAIDVCMRQPALLARLLHDDGAASLPLPALTAEHRADWPMLLRRYRQAESVRLIWRDVNGLDTLDETLAGTTRLAEDCLQCALSALEAEFVQRSGTVRGIGGVPVRLVVFALGKLGGGELNFSSDVDLVYAYEQDGDSDGARSLAAEDYFARLGQQLAKLLDEVTAEGFCHRVDLRLRPFGSAGRIALSFTAMEQYFQREGRDWERYAWQKARTVAGDSAAGARFLDALRPFVYRRYLDYGALDGLREMKATIAAEVARKEMADDIKRGPGGIREVEFLAQALQLIRGGREPALRERRLQPALRALCEGRHLTEETRDALLAAYRFLRLLENRLQMLRDAQTQALPADPLDRTRLARGLGEPGWDALQSRLQMHRERVSQEFDALLAPRERAAQPDALVAYWRRLHDDVGRGSAGRGSAGRDADEREAGASDALVEAGFAQSDEVDQALRDFARAPGVRDLSDTARGRLDRLMPTLLATLAVSPEPLLALRRLLAMLHAILRRASYLALLDEQPAALSRLIDVLVRSALLGERLAAHPLLLDELLDQRVAGPLPRREECIAACETALHQEDSEAALLALNEARQALGFRIALATLDRRVDGIGAARLLAALADAMVDAVYRLAVRELEAQHGRIADARFAVLGYGSLGGRELGFGSDLDIVFVYAAPHDAMSDGARALDASRWSARLAQKVVALLGAPTGAGRLYDVDVRLRPDGAKGLLVSTIASFEDYQRHRAWTWEHQALVRARAVAGDAALCAEFERVRAQTLAQPRDAEKLREDVVSMRTRMRAELDRSTAARFDLKQGEGGLVDLEFLLQYLVLRESEAKPALLVLRDTPGLIGALEAEAAFDADTAARLRTAHAALVGAGLRCTLDRRARIVVPEVGIDEARAVVAAAVRMFGISPDGTAAVMRSAAAPLVFSRFDRKS
- a CDS encoding acyltransferase, whose product is MHAPHPETPAEVRITLPMPPQAPRAGTRIWERRVATWVLRAGGWRMRGELPDLPRAVLIAAPHSSNWDGIWIYFAATAMGLDISILGKQVLFKIPVLNFILRRYGGIPAVAAAGDTMFDQTVRLLQQSDRCWVGIAPEGTRKQVARWRIGFWKIASAADVPIVPVYLHYPDKVIGVMPVFHTSGNMQADIAQLRESYRPWQGKHHGI
- a CDS encoding DUF883 family protein, with protein sequence MNILNTDELVTDAKVVLEDVEALLDEAATATGDRAQALRARASEALDRAKQRLSDAQSAVAANTRAAARATDDFVHENPWGAIGVAAGVGFLIGLLVSRR
- a CDS encoding polyisoprenoid-binding protein gives rise to the protein MKRPLLAAALALASTVAFAAPLTYKIDANHTDVVASWSHFGFSNPIAHFGKVDGSITYDPANVGASKVEVTIPLSGLDSHVPDFDAHLRSADFFDAEKFPAVTFKSTSVKAAGKGKLKVTGDLTIKGITRPVVLDVTINKTGVQPMAKRDAAGFSATTTVKRTDFGLGLYAPNVSDQVKLSITTEAIVPKAAE
- a CDS encoding zinc-finger domain-containing protein, encoding MTASQPSQANAQQRYEVHRTDLPLSCPSPSMALWNSHPRVYLPIEAEGGTSTCPYCGAQYVLID
- a CDS encoding malonic semialdehyde reductase, which produces MSSPLTDTALDQMFRTARTYNAFSGQINDATLHRLYDLLKWGPTAANACPARFIFVRSPEAKARLAPALDAGNREKTLAAPVTVIVGYDMAFYDKLPVLFPHVDARAWFAGKSEAALETVALRNGSLQGAYLILAARSLGLDTGPMSGFDNAKLDEAFFAGTAIRSNFLVNLGQGDRASIFPRSPRLGFEEACRIE